A stretch of the Aegilops tauschii subsp. strangulata cultivar AL8/78 chromosome 4, Aet v6.0, whole genome shotgun sequence genome encodes the following:
- the LOC109752316 gene encoding uncharacterized protein produces MRIVGAAKPERMSSMEREPKTLSLGELNYAREAALYVLTTRSSQDAARIFTEGLKPVLGVRSNSTDSDSEDDEEGDVFDPDVLVDDHDVRRHRQMRGRIGKKRDFATAPF; encoded by the exons ATGAGGATCGTTGGGGCTGCGAAGCCGGAGAGGATGTCTTCCATGGAGCGGGAGCCCAAGACGCTCTCCCTCGGCGAGCTCAATTACGCCAGG GAAGCAGCGCTGTACGTGCTGACCACGCGCTCCTCGCAGGACGCAGCCCGGATCTTCACCGAG GGTCTGAAGCCGGTGCTCGGCGTCAGGAGCAACTCCACGGACTCTGACTCGGAGGATGACGAGGAAGGGGACGTGTTTGATCCGGACGTGCTCGTCGACGATCACGACGTGCGCCGTCATCGCCAGATGCGTGGCCGCATCGGCAAGAAACGAGACTTCGCTACAGCGCCCTTCTAA